CCATTTGGCCAGTTACAACCAGAACAATCATGCAAATGTTGCTTCGTTCAGCAACACATTTTACGATCCCTCCGATCCATTGCCGTTACTTTATGTTAGTCAGTGTCAGCGCAAAAGCATTAACGGCCACAAGGATGTGCTTTATGTTGAACGCATTGGCAAAGATTTGAATTCTTCCAGCCTGGTTCAAACCATTTATTTTAAGGATATTCACCATCTTTACGGCTATGCACTTCAATGGGTTATCGACCGCGACAACGGTTATCTATACGGTTATGGAAACACTGTCGATAATGACAATACCCTGAACCGTCATCGCATTGTAAAATTCCGCATTCCGGCTCTGGATAAATCAACTGATGGAATAGTAACACTCACCGATGATGACCTTCTTGAAAACTATCTCATTGAAGATACCTATGCCCTTCCCTTCAATCCTGTTGGCCAGGGACTTTTCATCAAGAACGGGCAACTCTTTATGCCTACAGGCATCGGTAACCCGAAGCATCCTTCCATTCTCTATGTTTGGAATCTTGAAACTCGTCGCATGCAAAATATCATTGACTTAACAAAAGCCACTTTTACGGAGCTTGAAGACTGCGCCATTTATCAGGGCGATCTGATGATTCAGGCCCAAGGGGGATTGTTCCGGCTCAGTTTCTAAACGGTTTCTTATGATTTGACCATCCCAGATACATAATCACCCTTACCAGTCTGAATCTGCTAAGTCAGTTCTAAAAGAGAGTTGAACGGATAATGGTTTTATCGAAACGAGCCAAACTTTTTCCAACAGAACCTATAAGCCAAAATAAAGAAGGGTATTCCAGGTCATTGATATTGCTTACCTTATTAAGATAGTATATTCCTGGGCAAGTTAACCGCCATTCCGGCCATATTGACCAATGCGGGCAAGATTTCCTGAGATTTTAATTTGCTTTAAAAGCAAATTAAAATCTATCAAGATAGCAGGGAAACGTTATAAATTTAAGATTATCAAAAATAAGGATAAATATAGGATAGCAACTCCCATTCCAGACCGTTTATTAAATTGTTCACATAAAATCAATTTCAAAGAATAATTGATGAGAAAAAAAGATAAATTTGTTAAACGTTAACAATAAAAATACTGTTTTGGTAGACTGGAACAAAAAATCTTACAGATTGCCGGGAGTCAATATGGCCGGAATATATACCTGTCAGTTATTATGTACAAAAACAGCATAAAAATGGAACTACAGAAAACGGAATATCAGGATTTATTGTCCGAATTGATTTCTCTTGTTGAAGACACAAAGCATGATGTGGTTTCGTATGCCAATAGCTCGTTAACAATATTATTCTGGCAGGTTGGCAACCGGATTTTGGGACATACTTTGGAGTATAAACGTGCAGATTATGGCAAAGAGATTATCGTTACACTGTCACGAACATTGGTTGAAAAGTTTGGGAAAAATTACGAAGAAAAAAACCTGAGGAGAATGATTCAGTTTGCCGGCGAGTTTCCCGTTTTTGAAAAAGTCGTTACACTGTCACGACAATTGTCATGGTCTCATTTTCTGGTACTTTTACCTGTAAAAGAAACAAACGTCCGCAATTTTTATGGTTTGAAAGCAGCAGAATCGGCTTGGAGTGTAAGAGAATTAAGGTCGCAAATTGAGAAAAAGGCATTTGAACGTACCGAAAATGCAAATATACAGATTTATAATAGTTCAGTTTTGACAAAGGATGTTTTCAAAGACCCGTATCTGCTTGATTTTCTTGAAATAAAAGACAGTTATCTGGAAGACGATCTGGAAGCGGCTATTTTAAAAGAATTAGAGCTTTTTATTCTGGAATTGGGAAGCGGATTCACCTTTGTCGAACGGCAAAAGCGGATAATTATTGATGGCGATGATTATTACCTCGATTTGCTTTTTTATCACCGTAAATTGAAAAGATTAGTGGCTATAGAGTTGAAAATAGACAAGTTTAAGGCAAAATATAAAGGGCAGATGGAACTGTACCTTAAATGGTTGGCCAAATATGAAAAACAAGAGGGGGAAGAAATGCCCATTGGTTTAATTTTATGTGCGGAAACAAGTAAAGAGCAGGTAGAACTGCTAGAAATGCACAAAGATGGGATTATGGTAGCAGAATACTGGACAGACCTGCCTCCTAAAGAAGTATTGGAATCAAAATTACACAAATCGTTGGTTGAAGCACGTGAACGGTTGGAACGAAAAAAACTGAGGGAATAATACATTATGGAACTTATTTTTTTATTTTCAAAACCACCCTACTGACCTTTTCATTTCTTCGCCATATAACTCTTTTTTGATTTACTTTACTAATAAATTTAATAATACTGGTACTATTATATTTCCGATACATGTTGTCCACAAATTTTCAAACAAACTGACCACCGCAACTAAAACTCCTACCAGATGACAGAAAAACTTATTAGTATGTATTTAAAACTGTCTCCAAACCTAAAGATAAAACAGGTGATAGCAACTCCCATTCCGGACCGCTTATCAAATTGTTCACATAAAATCAATTTAAAAGGATTATCGATAAGAAAAAAAGATAAATTTGTTAGAGGTTAAAATGAAAATGATGTTTGGAAAACCCAAAAGAGGGAATTATAAATATTGCACTTAGTGAAGGAAATATAACTTTTTTGAATTGTCAAAATGGCTGGAATTCACATTCTTTAGAAAAGATCTTGGTCGATCTTTTTGTTACAAGATTTGGAAATAAATTTTGTCTCACCACATTTTTTGAAAGACATAATTGAGAAGGAAAATCTTTTAGGCAATACCTCCCTAAGAGGAAAGAAAAAATTGAACAAATCACAAATACGAACAAACATTATCTACTATTAACAAAAAATATATTTAAACAGTTAAACCAATAGACCCAAGGATGTCCAACGAAGTTGACATATTAGAAAACGATATACGAGAACAGTACCCTGAAGTATTAGAGATTCTTTTGCGCGACCATACTACCCAGAAGAATATCTTTTGGGCAACCGATAATTATCAAGACCTGGGCAAAGGTTACGAATATACTTCACCAATTTTGCCCGAACTTATTACAGGTGAACATGGTAATGTTATAATGCCGCGTATAAAGAAGGATAAAGATCTACAACAAACCCGAGTACGCGATATGGCTGAGGTTTTTACACCTTCGTGGATTTGTAACGCTCAAAACAATTTGATTGATAATGCCTGGTTTGAGTGCAAAAATGTGTTCAATACAGAAATCACAAACCCCGATGGTTCGCAAACGTGGCAAATTAATCCCCAAAAAATAATTTTTCCGGAAGGCAAAACCTGGAAACACTATGTGCGCGACACTCGTCTTGAAATGACCTGTGGCGAAGCTCCTTACATAACCAGCCGCTACGATACAACTACAGGCGAACATATTCCCGTTGAAAACCGCATTGGATTACTCGACAGGAAATTGCGCGTGGTTAGCGAAAATGTTGAAACCTCCGAAGAATGGCTTGAAGCTGCACAGACAGCCTATAAAAACATTTACGCTTTCGAGTGGCAGGGCGACAACCTGCTGATTGCCCGCGAAGCCATGCTCTATACCTTTATCGACAACTACGCCCAAAAATTTGGAAAACTCCCGCTATTGAAATCTATCCAATACATTGCCTATATTATTTCCTGGAACGTTTGGCAAATGGATGGAATGAAAGGCGTAGTACCTGATAGTTGCAGAGACAAAACAGTATCAACTAAAAATTTATTTGGTGAAACAGAAATAAAAGTTACTCCTTGCAGTGGATGCCAAAAGGACAATATACGCAAACATAACGGAATATATTGTCTCATTAAGGACTGGAACAACAAAGACCCCGAGACGGGCAAAAAGGGACGCAAAATTAGATTTATCGACCTTATTAAAAATAAATATAAATGAAATTCACTTCGTCTCTAAAACTT
This genomic stretch from Bacteroidota bacterium harbors:
- a CDS encoding PDDEXK nuclease domain-containing protein is translated as MELQKTEYQDLLSELISLVEDTKHDVVSYANSSLTILFWQVGNRILGHTLEYKRADYGKEIIVTLSRTLVEKFGKNYEEKNLRRMIQFAGEFPVFEKVVTLSRQLSWSHFLVLLPVKETNVRNFYGLKAAESAWSVRELRSQIEKKAFERTENANIQIYNSSVLTKDVFKDPYLLDFLEIKDSYLEDDLEAAILKELELFILELGSGFTFVERQKRIIIDGDDYYLDLLFYHRKLKRLVAIELKIDKFKAKYKGQMELYLKWLAKYEKQEGEEMPIGLILCAETSKEQVELLEMHKDGIMVAEYWTDLPPKEVLESKLHKSLVEARERLERKKLRE
- a CDS encoding restriction endonuclease subunit M, which codes for MSNEVDILENDIREQYPEVLEILLRDHTTQKNIFWATDNYQDLGKGYEYTSPILPELITGEHGNVIMPRIKKDKDLQQTRVRDMAEVFTPSWICNAQNNLIDNAWFECKNVFNTEITNPDGSQTWQINPQKIIFPEGKTWKHYVRDTRLEMTCGEAPYITSRYDTTTGEHIPVENRIGLLDRKLRVVSENVETSEEWLEAAQTAYKNIYAFEWQGDNLLIAREAMLYTFIDNYAQKFGKLPLLKSIQYIAYIISWNVWQMDGMKGVVPDSCRDKTVSTKNLFGETEIKVTPCSGCQKDNIRKHNGIYCLIKDWNNKDPETGKKGRKIRFIDLIKNKYK